One genomic segment of Desulfovibrio sp. JC010 includes these proteins:
- a CDS encoding phosphate/phosphite/phosphonate ABC transporter substrate-binding protein: MFKLRYTLPAILLLAGAALYFFGSQPEETIVHVDMSIREEVRVPEPRPAITYAYLPQYSHKVSYLRHSKLIDYLSRESGFTIRQVFPDTFEEHRRMVENGEIDISFSNPMTYVEIARSGARAFARIIEPSGSPTFRGQIITRKDNRAITRLKDCIGKTWIAVDPLSAGGYLFPLGLFLKHGIKESEFKEISFAPGPGGKQEKAVLAVYAGKYDFASIREGTLNVVRDKINIDKIRIIAETESFPGWVYAARKGLSEKVVNKIKYSMFSMSMDNPDQASILYQAGMRGIIPAEDSDYDSVRRLTKMLGLDEGGVK; this comes from the coding sequence ATGTTCAAGCTCAGATATACTCTTCCTGCGATACTTCTTCTGGCCGGGGCCGCCTTGTACTTCTTCGGATCGCAGCCGGAAGAAACAATTGTTCACGTGGACATGTCCATCCGCGAAGAAGTCCGCGTCCCCGAACCGAGACCGGCCATAACTTACGCCTACCTGCCTCAATATTCACATAAAGTATCCTACCTGCGTCACAGTAAACTGATTGATTACCTGTCCCGCGAATCAGGATTCACCATCCGGCAGGTTTTCCCCGACACCTTTGAAGAGCACCGCCGCATGGTGGAAAACGGTGAAATCGACATTTCCTTTTCCAACCCCATGACCTACGTGGAAATCGCCAGAAGCGGTGCCCGTGCTTTTGCAAGAATCATCGAACCTTCCGGCAGCCCCACTTTCCGGGGCCAGATCATCACCCGCAAAGACAACCGGGCTATTACAAGGCTCAAAGACTGCATCGGCAAAACATGGATTGCCGTGGACCCGCTTTCCGCCGGAGGCTACCTCTTTCCGCTGGGCCTGTTTCTCAAACATGGAATCAAGGAATCTGAATTCAAGGAAATTTCATTTGCCCCCGGTCCGGGCGGCAAGCAGGAAAAAGCCGTACTGGCCGTCTATGCCGGAAAATATGATTTCGCCTCCATCCGCGAAGGCACCCTGAACGTGGTCCGGGACAAAATCAACATTGATAAAATAAGAATCATTGCGGAAACAGAATCTTTTCCGGGCTGGGTCTATGCCGCACGTAAAGGGCTTTCCGAAAAGGTGGTTAATAAAATCAAATACAGTATGTTCTCCATGTCCATGGACAACCCGGATCAGGCTTCCATTCTTTATCAGGCCGGAATGCGCGGCATTATCCCGGCAGAAGACAGCGATTATGATTCTGTACGCAGACTTACGAAAATGTTGGGACTGGATGAAGGAGGGGTAAAATGA